From the genome of Armatimonadota bacterium, one region includes:
- a CDS encoding isocitrate dehydrogenase, with product MLTVTLIPGDGIGPEVVDAAVRVVEATGVPVQWERFEAGTEVMNKYGTPLPDEVFNSILRNRVALKGPITTPIGTGYSSPNVMIRKRLNLFANVRPARNLPGVRTRYEGVDLVVIRENSEDLYSGLEHIVVPGVVESLKIITEHASLRIARFAFEYATRHGRKKVTAVHKANIMKLSDGLFLECCRRAARDYPQIEYEELIVDNTCMQLVTRPERFDVMVMENLYGDIISDLCAGLVGGLGLTPSANVGEEGIVVYEAVHGSAPDIAGRNLANPIALIFCAAMMLEDQGEQEAAERVRRGVYRVLSEGKVLTRDLGGTATTTEITDAIIAAMGQEDAASA from the coding sequence GTGTTGACGGTCACGCTTATCCCGGGAGACGGCATAGGTCCCGAGGTGGTGGACGCAGCGGTGCGTGTGGTGGAAGCAACTGGCGTGCCGGTACAGTGGGAGCGGTTTGAAGCGGGTACTGAGGTGATGAACAAGTACGGCACGCCCCTGCCTGATGAAGTGTTCAATTCCATCTTGAGGAACCGCGTTGCGCTCAAAGGACCGATTACCACCCCTATCGGCACCGGCTATAGCAGTCCCAATGTGATGATACGCAAGCGATTGAACCTTTTTGCCAATGTGCGCCCTGCCAGGAACCTGCCGGGTGTGCGTACGCGCTACGAAGGTGTGGACCTGGTGGTCATTCGCGAGAACAGCGAGGACCTCTACTCCGGTCTGGAGCACATTGTGGTGCCGGGGGTGGTGGAAAGCTTAAAAATTATCACCGAGCATGCCAGCTTGCGCATCGCGCGGTTTGCTTTTGAGTACGCCACCAGACACGGGCGCAAGAAAGTTACGGCGGTGCACAAAGCGAATATCATGAAACTGAGCGACGGGCTGTTTCTGGAATGTTGTCGGCGGGCGGCGCGAGACTACCCGCAGATCGAATACGAGGAGCTTATTGTAGACAATACCTGCATGCAGCTAGTAACGCGCCCAGAGCGATTTGATGTGATGGTGATGGAAAACCTGTACGGCGACATCATCTCCGACCTGTGCGCAGGGCTAGTAGGAGGTTTGGGGCTGACGCCCAGCGCGAACGTTGGTGAAGAAGGCATCGTAGTCTACGAGGCGGTACACGGCTCCGCTCCCGACATCGCCGGGCGAAACCTCGCCAACCCTATCGCGCTTATCTTCTGTGCAGCAATGATGCTGGAGGACCAGGGTGAGCAAGAGGCGGCGGAGCGGGTGCGCCGGGGCGTGTATCGTGTGCTAAGCGAAGGCAAAGTGCTCACCCGCGACCTGGGCGGTACCGCTACCACCACCGAAATCACCGACGCCATCATCGCCGCGATGGGGCAAGAGGACGCTGCCTCTGCTTGA
- a CDS encoding polyhydroxyalkanoate depolymerase, giving the protein MISEPQKQNPEWEQALQTLAAQRGRVMVLGARDVGKTTFTALLANRQLAHGTRVAVVDADVGQSEIGPPTTIGVGLVEVPVPTLHAVVPLAIYFVGSNTPRGRMLETVNGVRAMVAKAQEAGAESVLIDTTGFVSGAAARRLKCAKVEAVHPQFVVAIQRKDELEHILRPLEKRKLHLIRLPVPETVALKSPEMRQQRRMMRFFRYFQDARAHTFALSDIACEGTWFNTGTPLEWNEIHFLQDTLHSRVFWAERTSEHLFVITDKVVDERALVIVEETFRVAHVTTAGVHRFVKLLLGLLNAEGECLAIGILERIDFVNRTITVRTPLRDASGVAILRFGGLNVRPDGKEIGAVKPGEI; this is encoded by the coding sequence ATGATAAGCGAACCGCAAAAGCAAAACCCCGAATGGGAACAGGCGCTGCAGACTCTGGCAGCACAACGGGGGCGTGTGATGGTGCTGGGCGCACGGGATGTGGGTAAGACCACTTTCACCGCGCTGCTGGCGAACCGCCAGCTCGCCCACGGCACTCGTGTGGCTGTGGTAGATGCTGATGTGGGGCAATCGGAGATTGGGCCGCCTACCACCATCGGCGTGGGGCTGGTAGAGGTGCCGGTGCCCACCCTGCACGCGGTGGTGCCTCTGGCTATTTACTTCGTGGGGTCCAACACGCCGCGGGGGCGAATGCTGGAGACAGTGAATGGCGTGCGCGCAATGGTGGCGAAGGCTCAGGAGGCGGGAGCGGAGTCGGTGCTCATAGATACTACCGGCTTCGTCAGTGGGGCAGCGGCGCGTCGCCTGAAGTGTGCGAAGGTAGAAGCGGTGCATCCGCAGTTTGTGGTTGCCATCCAACGTAAAGACGAACTGGAGCACATCTTGCGCCCGCTGGAGAAGCGCAAACTGCACCTTATCCGCCTGCCTGTGCCCGAGACGGTCGCCTTGAAGTCGCCGGAGATGCGCCAGCAAAGGCGCATGATGCGTTTCTTCCGGTACTTTCAGGATGCCCGGGCGCATACGTTCGCTCTATCCGACATCGCCTGCGAGGGCACGTGGTTCAATACAGGCACTCCGCTGGAGTGGAACGAGATCCACTTCCTGCAGGACACCTTGCATTCGCGCGTGTTCTGGGCGGAGCGCACCTCGGAGCATCTGTTCGTGATTACCGATAAAGTGGTAGACGAGCGCGCTCTGGTCATCGTGGAAGAGACCTTTCGGGTCGCGCATGTGACAACAGCGGGAGTACATCGCTTTGTCAAACTGTTGCTGGGGCTGCTGAACGCAGAAGGCGAGTGCTTAGCGATTGGTATTCTGGAACGCATCGATTTTGTCAACCGTACCATCACCGTGCGCACTCCTTTGCGGGACGCCTCGGGGGTGGCTATTCTGCGTTTCGGCGGTTTGAACGTGCGCCCTGATGGCAAGGAAATCGGCGCGGTGAAGCCGGGTGAGATTTAG
- a CDS encoding peptidase S16, which produces MEPLVTLPLFPLHAVLFPGMPLPLYVFEERYRQMMHMVLEQDRQFGVVLIREGKEVGGPAVPYQWGTLARITALQNLPDGSMNLWTVGEQRFRIVEITQVEPFMVAKVMLLPDVCDGCEQRMLPVVHRATDRLEQYVRLLFSPEGGKHFVVELPHNPRVLANTIGAILQVPLTEKQKLLEIDDVVQRLEAGLMLLEQEIDRLLLKATERPVAQPFRHEQKAVSRN; this is translated from the coding sequence ATGGAACCGCTGGTAACGTTGCCGCTGTTTCCATTACATGCTGTCTTATTTCCGGGGATGCCGTTGCCCCTCTACGTCTTTGAAGAGCGCTACCGCCAGATGATGCATATGGTGCTGGAGCAGGACCGGCAGTTTGGAGTGGTGCTCATCCGGGAAGGCAAGGAAGTGGGCGGACCGGCGGTACCTTATCAATGGGGCACCCTTGCCCGCATTACCGCCCTCCAGAACCTGCCTGATGGCAGCATGAACCTGTGGACAGTTGGCGAGCAACGTTTCCGCATCGTGGAGATCACCCAGGTGGAACCCTTTATGGTGGCGAAGGTGATGCTCCTGCCTGATGTGTGCGACGGCTGTGAACAGCGGATGCTGCCGGTAGTGCATCGCGCTACCGACCGGCTGGAACAATATGTACGCCTACTATTCAGCCCGGAGGGCGGTAAGCATTTTGTGGTAGAGCTTCCCCACAATCCCCGCGTCTTAGCCAACACCATCGGCGCCATCCTCCAGGTTCCTCTGACAGAGAAACAGAAGCTGCTTGAGATAGATGATGTCGTACAGCGCCTGGAAGCGGGGTTAATGTTGCTGGAGCAAGAGATCGATAGACTGCTCCTCAAGGCGACAGAACGACCGGTAGCCCAGCCATTCCGCCACGAACAAAAGGCGGTTTCACGCAATTAG
- a CDS encoding TldD/PmbA family protein: MNEKEAREICEKAIAFSEAEHVQVNLYGTREASTRYANNEITQNVAKSQMSLRVTCAYGNKVGRCSTNRLDTDSIRETVRRAEEMARVAEPDTEFLPPPEPTAYRPIQAYADSTAHATPEDRARVVRRVIAEARSRGLKTAGSFATNASAVAVANNKGLFGFHTATRASLICTMMAEDSSGWAEQTHEEMNAISPEEVAKRAADKAEAARHPREVPPGDYTVVLEPAAVAELLAYMAWSMDAKAADEGRSAFTGKEGTAIGNSLVTLQSLPAHPECPAEPFFDDGMPTPDVTWIEQGVLKTLAYSRFWAQKRGRTFTGYPSNLILQGGSYSLQELVARVEDGLLVTRFWYIRFVDPMQLLLTGMTRDGVYRIERGKVTHAVKNLRFNESPLVVLQNVHLLGVAQRVEGSMLVPPVVVNDFTFSSTTTF; this comes from the coding sequence ATGAACGAGAAAGAAGCGCGCGAGATTTGTGAGAAAGCCATCGCCTTCAGCGAGGCAGAGCATGTACAGGTGAACCTCTATGGGACACGAGAAGCCTCTACTCGTTACGCCAACAACGAAATCACCCAGAACGTTGCGAAGAGCCAGATGAGCCTGCGCGTGACCTGTGCCTACGGCAATAAAGTAGGACGTTGTAGCACCAACCGGCTGGATACCGATTCCATCCGCGAGACAGTGAGGCGTGCTGAGGAGATGGCGCGTGTGGCAGAACCTGACACCGAGTTTCTCCCCCCGCCGGAGCCGACAGCTTACCGCCCGATACAGGCGTACGCCGACAGTACCGCGCACGCCACCCCTGAAGACCGTGCCCGTGTGGTGAGACGGGTTATCGCCGAGGCGAGGTCACGGGGGTTAAAGACGGCAGGAAGCTTCGCGACGAATGCCAGTGCTGTCGCGGTCGCAAACAACAAGGGACTGTTTGGTTTCCATACTGCCACGCGGGCATCGCTGATATGCACCATGATGGCGGAGGACAGCAGCGGCTGGGCTGAACAGACGCACGAAGAGATGAACGCCATTTCCCCCGAAGAGGTCGCCAAACGAGCCGCCGACAAGGCGGAAGCAGCACGTCATCCCCGAGAGGTTCCGCCCGGCGATTATACTGTGGTGCTGGAACCGGCAGCGGTAGCGGAACTGCTGGCATACATGGCATGGAGTATGGACGCCAAAGCCGCCGATGAAGGGCGTTCCGCCTTCACCGGCAAGGAAGGAACCGCTATCGGTAACAGCCTGGTCACCTTGCAATCCCTCCCCGCGCATCCCGAGTGCCCGGCAGAGCCTTTCTTTGACGATGGGATGCCCACACCGGATGTGACGTGGATAGAGCAGGGTGTGCTGAAAACGTTGGCATACAGCCGTTTCTGGGCGCAGAAGCGGGGTAGAACTTTCACCGGTTATCCATCTAATCTCATCCTGCAGGGTGGAAGCTACTCCCTGCAGGAACTGGTTGCGCGGGTAGAGGACGGCTTGCTCGTCACGCGATTCTGGTACATTCGCTTTGTGGACCCGATGCAACTGTTGTTGACCGGTATGACACGCGACGGAGTGTATCGCATTGAGAGAGGCAAGGTCACCCATGCGGTGAAGAACCTGCGATTCAACGAAAGTCCCCTGGTGGTGCTTCAGAACGTGCATTTGCTGGGCGTTGCACAGCGTGTGGAAGGTAGTATGCTTGTACCTCCGGTAGTGGTGAACGACTTCACGTTCAGCAGCACTACCACCTTCTGA
- a CDS encoding histidinol phosphate phosphatase, whose translation MGWNNRAEYTRVDYQVHTFLSHDGRATMLEHCARAMALGLDEIGFSEHKDFDPNDPVVEYFDYDLFMDDIVYVRDLFRGRLRIRAGVEIDYQHWFEPDVRVWLSQYPFDYVLGCVHYVDARMIMTDEYVQRFPTAREAYTRYYEEVLHSVESGLIDIVGHLEYAKRRGVPRFGAFDPQPYRDLLFTLFDLMVEKGTVLEINTAGLRQDARDFYPCRQTLEWYYERGGRLITFGSDAHHPDELAHCLLDAVRMAWDIGFREVAVFEKRQMSLVPLCKGRK comes from the coding sequence ATGGGCTGGAATAACAGGGCGGAATATACACGAGTGGATTATCAGGTGCACACCTTCCTGTCGCACGATGGGCGTGCGACGATGCTGGAACACTGCGCCCGCGCAATGGCTCTGGGGCTGGACGAAATCGGCTTCAGCGAACACAAAGACTTTGACCCCAACGACCCCGTGGTGGAATACTTCGACTACGACCTGTTTATGGACGACATCGTCTACGTGCGCGACCTGTTCAGGGGGCGATTGCGCATCCGTGCCGGCGTAGAGATAGATTACCAGCATTGGTTCGAACCCGATGTGCGCGTGTGGCTCAGCCAGTATCCCTTTGACTATGTACTGGGGTGCGTGCATTACGTGGATGCACGGATGATCATGACCGATGAATACGTGCAGCGTTTCCCTACCGCTCGCGAGGCATACACCCGCTACTACGAGGAAGTGCTGCACTCGGTGGAAAGCGGTTTGATTGACATCGTGGGACATCTGGAGTACGCCAAACGGCGTGGTGTGCCCCGCTTCGGCGCGTTTGACCCCCAGCCTTATCGTGACCTGCTGTTCACCCTGTTTGACCTGATGGTGGAGAAGGGCACGGTGCTGGAGATAAACACCGCCGGTCTGCGACAGGACGCCCGCGACTTTTACCCCTGCCGACAAACGTTAGAGTGGTACTATGAACGCGGTGGCAGGCTCATCACCTTCGGCTCGGACGCCCACCACCCCGACGAGTTAGCGCACTGCCTACTGGACGCAGTGCGTATGGCGTGGGACATCGGCTTCCGCGAGGTGGCGGTGTTCGAGAAAAGACAGATGAGCTTGGTGCCGCTGTGTAAGGGGAGGAAGTAG
- a CDS encoding BMP family ABC transporter substrate-binding protein, whose translation MRPVHLLLILSAFVLLSACAKKTSAPTSGEAPVEGKKKLRAAMVTDIAGIGDRSFNESAWRGLQRAQKELGAEVRYLESAKLPDYEQNLRLLAQQKYDVVIAVGFAMEDALKKVAPQFPNVIFAIVDGNAPDLPNCVSLKFREHEGSFLVGALAGAMTKTNIVGFVGGMEIPLIKKFEAGYRAGVMTTNPKAKVLVGYTGNWTDTAKGKELALSQFERGADIVYHASGQCGLGVIEAAEERGKGHFAIGVDSDQDYIAPGFVLTSMIKSVDNAVFGVCKAVVEGTFQPGTRDLGIKENGVGLSPMRYTKHLVPKEVLDKIETLRQMIADGKLKVPQSEEELKTFQPPALP comes from the coding sequence GTGAGACCTGTTCATCTCTTGCTCATACTGAGTGCGTTCGTGCTGTTGAGCGCATGCGCAAAGAAGACATCCGCGCCCACGTCAGGTGAGGCTCCGGTGGAAGGAAAGAAAAAGCTCCGTGCGGCGATGGTGACCGACATCGCGGGCATTGGTGATCGCTCGTTCAACGAGTCCGCATGGCGCGGTTTGCAGCGTGCGCAGAAGGAGCTGGGCGCAGAGGTACGCTATCTCGAATCCGCCAAGTTGCCCGACTATGAGCAAAACCTGCGCCTGCTGGCTCAGCAGAAGTACGACGTGGTCATCGCGGTTGGCTTCGCGATGGAAGACGCTCTCAAGAAGGTCGCTCCCCAGTTTCCGAACGTCATTTTCGCCATCGTGGACGGCAACGCGCCCGACCTGCCCAACTGTGTGTCGCTGAAGTTTCGCGAGCACGAAGGTTCGTTTTTGGTGGGTGCGCTGGCAGGCGCGATGACGAAGACAAATATCGTCGGCTTTGTGGGCGGGATGGAGATCCCGCTCATCAAGAAGTTCGAAGCGGGCTATCGCGCGGGCGTGATGACCACCAACCCCAAAGCGAAGGTGCTCGTCGGATATACCGGCAACTGGACGGACACCGCCAAGGGCAAGGAGCTTGCCCTGTCGCAGTTTGAACGCGGAGCCGACATTGTGTACCACGCCTCCGGGCAGTGCGGACTGGGCGTGATTGAGGCAGCCGAAGAGCGAGGAAAAGGGCACTTCGCCATCGGTGTGGACTCGGACCAGGACTACATCGCCCCCGGCTTCGTGCTGACCAGCATGATCAAAAGCGTAGACAACGCGGTGTTCGGCGTGTGCAAGGCTGTGGTAGAGGGCACGTTCCAGCCCGGCACGCGCGACCTGGGCATCAAGGAGAACGGCGTCGGCCTCAGCCCGATGCGATACACTAAACACCTCGTGCCGAAAGAGGTTCTGGACAAAATAGAGACCTTGCGCCAGATGATAGCAGATGGCAAGCTGAAAGTGCCCCAGAGCGAGGAGGAGCTGAAGACGTTCCAGCCGCCAGCCTTGCCATAG